The Amylolactobacillus amylophilus DSM 20533 = JCM 1125 genome contains a region encoding:
- a CDS encoding recombinase family protein — protein MQIGYARVSSTDQNLDRQLKQFEGLGIKKIFAEKISGKDRSRPKLREMLQYIHDDDEVVVTSLDRLGRNSQDLTTIIEEIRSKGAVINILDLPTFDGVQDKNLKALLSNLVMEIYKYTAEEERKKIKSRQREGIDLSKARGVYQGSNTLYSATSKNPKYRVLYEKVVSLLKKNTPIVEIYRQTGVSRMTIYKIKREMNV, from the coding sequence ATGCAAATTGGGTATGCAAGAGTTAGTTCGACTGATCAAAACCTAGATCGACAATTGAAACAATTTGAAGGTTTAGGAATAAAGAAGATTTTTGCAGAGAAGATATCAGGTAAAGATCGTAGCAGACCTAAGTTACGTGAAATGTTGCAGTATATTCACGATGATGACGAAGTTGTTGTTACTAGTCTAGATAGACTTGGGAGAAATTCCCAGGATTTAACTACTATAATTGAAGAAATTAGATCAAAAGGTGCCGTAATTAATATCCTTGATCTTCCAACCTTTGATGGTGTTCAGGATAAGAACTTAAAAGCGCTACTTTCAAACTTAGTCATGGAAATATATAAATATACAGCTGAAGAAGAGCGAAAAAAAATAAAATCACGGCAACGTGAGGGAATTGACCTATCCAAGGCTAGGGGAGTCTATCAAGGTAGTAACACACTTTATTCTGCAACAAGTAAAAATCCAAAGTATCGAGTATTATATGAAAAAGTAGTTAGCTTATTGAAAAAAAATACTCCAATTGTCGAAATATATCGACAAACTGGAGTTTCCAGAATGACTATCTATAAAATTAAAAGAGAGATGAATGTTTGA
- the spxB gene encoding pyruvate oxidase has product MSDNKISAGLAALKVMSGWGVHTMYGIPSGTLSGLMNAMGDPENKIKFLQVKHEEVGAMAAVMQWKFGGKLGVAVGSGGPGATHLINGLYDAAMDNIPVLAILGSKPVRELNMDSFQELNQNPMYDNIAVYNRRVATAEQLPHLVDDAIRTAIAKRGVAVLEVPADFGFTEIDADSLYSTPLYSSGVTYKEYKSAPVDESDISAAVDILNQAKRPVIYAGIGTMGHGSAVQALSRKMKAPIITTGKNFETFDWDFEGFTGSTFRVGWKPANEAILEADSVLFVGTNFPFSEVEGTFRNVNKFIQIDNNPAMLGKRHQNDVAILGDAGEAIAAILAKVSPVNDSPWWQANVANVKNWRDYMNKLEQKTEGDLQAYQVYNAINKYAADDAIFSIDVGNVTQMSVRHLHMTDKNMWRTSPLFATMGIGLPGGIGAKNTYPDRQVWNLMGDGAFSMTYPDVVTNVRYKLPVINVVFTNTEYGFIKNKYEDTNTYNFGVDFTDVDYAKIAEAQGAVGLTVSRIEDIDQVMKEALDYYNQGRVVVVDAKITKDRPIPVETLKLDTNLYSESVVEAYKEKYEAQDLVPFREYLEAQGMTSRYIKDNNDNKYSF; this is encoded by the coding sequence ATGTCAGACAATAAAATTTCGGCCGGATTAGCGGCATTGAAAGTTATGTCAGGGTGGGGCGTCCACACAATGTATGGGATTCCATCAGGTACTTTGAGTGGTTTAATGAATGCAATGGGTGATCCAGAAAACAAAATCAAATTCTTGCAGGTTAAACACGAAGAAGTCGGTGCTATGGCAGCTGTCATGCAGTGGAAATTTGGTGGTAAATTGGGTGTGGCCGTTGGGTCTGGCGGTCCAGGTGCAACGCATTTAATAAATGGTCTTTATGACGCGGCAATGGATAATATCCCAGTATTGGCTATTTTAGGCTCTAAACCAGTACGCGAGTTAAATATGGATTCGTTTCAAGAATTAAATCAGAATCCAATGTACGATAATATAGCTGTTTATAACCGTCGCGTCGCAACCGCAGAACAGTTGCCTCATCTTGTTGATGACGCCATTCGAACTGCAATTGCCAAACGTGGCGTAGCTGTACTAGAAGTACCGGCTGATTTTGGCTTTACAGAGATCGATGCTGACTCACTGTATTCGACGCCACTGTATTCATCAGGCGTAACTTATAAAGAATATAAGTCCGCACCAGTCGACGAATCAGATATTTCTGCTGCTGTCGATATTCTTAACCAAGCTAAGCGTCCAGTGATTTATGCGGGAATTGGCACGATGGGGCATGGATCAGCAGTTCAAGCATTATCTCGTAAAATGAAAGCGCCAATTATTACAACAGGTAAAAATTTTGAAACATTTGATTGGGATTTTGAAGGTTTCACTGGCTCCACTTTCCGTGTTGGTTGGAAGCCAGCTAACGAAGCTATTCTTGAAGCTGATAGTGTCCTGTTTGTTGGTACAAACTTCCCATTCTCCGAAGTTGAAGGCACTTTCCGAAACGTGAATAAGTTCATACAAATTGACAATAACCCAGCAATGTTGGGTAAGCGTCATCAAAATGACGTCGCTATTCTAGGGGATGCAGGTGAAGCGATTGCCGCCATTTTAGCTAAAGTATCACCCGTAAACGATTCACCATGGTGGCAGGCGAACGTGGCTAACGTCAAAAATTGGCGTGACTATATGAATAAACTTGAGCAAAAAACGGAAGGTGATTTACAGGCCTATCAAGTTTATAATGCTATCAATAAATACGCAGCAGATGATGCTATTTTCTCAATTGATGTCGGTAATGTCACTCAAATGTCCGTACGTCATTTGCACATGACAGACAAGAATATGTGGCGGACATCCCCATTGTTTGCCACAATGGGGATTGGTTTGCCAGGTGGAATTGGTGCCAAAAACACTTATCCGGATCGTCAAGTGTGGAACCTGATGGGAGATGGGGCATTCTCAATGACTTATCCAGATGTTGTTACTAACGTGCGCTATAAGTTGCCCGTCATTAACGTTGTATTTACTAATACAGAATACGGATTTATTAAAAATAAGTATGAAGACACGAATACGTACAATTTTGGTGTTGATTTCACAGATGTTGATTATGCTAAAATTGCCGAAGCGCAAGGTGCTGTTGGCTTGACTGTTAGTCGAATTGAAGATATTGATCAGGTGATGAAAGAAGCGCTTGATTATTACAATCAAGGTCGCGTAGTTGTGGTCGATGCAAAAATCACCAAAGACCGTCCTATTCCTGTTGAAACCCTAAAGTTAGACACTAATTTGTATAGCGAATCGGTTGTTGAGGCCTACAAGGAAAAATATGAAGCACAGGATTTAGTGCCATTCCGTGAGTACTTAGAAGCACAAGGTATGACGTCGAGATATATTAAAGACAATAACGACAATAAGTATAGTTTTTAA
- a CDS encoding IS3 family transposase: MGYRPLTQLVNKLRETREELPVNHKRVLRIMFQNDLLSHSYKKKTAKYSSYEGSQGGECKNHIKGRFSTDRPLQKIGTDVTEARFGSQTTDERIYISLFTDFFSGEILSYSTSLHPNTEFVLESLNPVLEMVKDVPYKTTIHSDQGTQYQSGKYHSALKKYKVKQSMSRKSSPCDNAPTESLIHQLKVGTVLNHRYKTQQDLEQAISNWVNYYNYKRIRQSNNWQTPNEMRNMYIQKYA, translated from the coding sequence ATGGGCTATCGACCTCTAACACAGCTAGTAAACAAGCTTAGGGAGACTCGTGAAGAGCTCCCAGTTAATCACAAGAGGGTTCTAAGAATTATGTTTCAAAATGATTTACTAAGTCATTCATACAAGAAAAAAACAGCCAAATATAGCAGCTATGAAGGTAGTCAAGGTGGAGAGTGCAAGAACCACATCAAGGGTAGATTCTCAACCGACAGGCCACTACAGAAGATTGGAACTGATGTTACAGAAGCTCGCTTTGGCTCTCAAACCACCGACGAACGAATTTATATTTCTTTATTTACCGATTTCTTTTCAGGAGAAATATTGTCTTACAGCACCTCACTTCATCCAAATACCGAGTTTGTATTAGAGTCGCTCAATCCCGTCTTAGAAATGGTTAAAGATGTGCCATATAAGACAACTATACACTCAGATCAAGGGACTCAATACCAATCAGGTAAATATCATTCAGCACTAAAAAAATATAAAGTTAAGCAAAGTATGTCCCGAAAATCATCTCCGTGTGATAACGCACCAACAGAGAGTCTAATTCATCAGTTAAAGGTGGGAACTGTATTGAATCATCGGTATAAAACTCAGCAAGATTTGGAACAAGCAATATCAAATTGGGTTAATTACTACAACTACAAACGAATTAGACAATCAAATAACTGGCAAACGCCAAATGAAATGAGAAATATGTATATACAAAAATATGCCTAA